A stretch of DNA from Cottoperca gobio chromosome 18, fCotGob3.1, whole genome shotgun sequence:
CTGAATCTTTATTATTTCTGGGGCTACAACATCTATTTCCTGTTACTACCACACTTGTATTCTTGAAATGAAACTAATTAATTTGTCAGTGACGTGGACGGGAGCACTAGACGTGGATCAGAACTCCAACACTTTGGGAGATGAGCTGATGGAGCAACTGCAGCAGTGCCAAAGAGAGCGCCATGATGTGAACCTGATGCTGCACACTGTCACTCAAGGTGATTAACATGCTCCTCTCTTGACACCCTGCACATGCTGCGCTTCATCACCAATCCTCCCTGCTGTGTGTAGACTCCAGGTGCAGTGTGTGTCCAGGCGGCTGGCAGTGGTGGAGGAGTCACTGCTACTTGTTTTCAGTGGGACTGCATGAAAATCGTCCGTGGAAGGAGAGCGCAGAGTTCTGCGTGCAGCACAACAGCAGCCTGGCCGTCATCAAAGACTCTGCAGAGATGGTAGGAGAACATCAGGTAGCATTGATGTAACAACACGGATATAAatgtctcttcctcctcagggATTTATCCAAGGTGCGATGAGGAAGTTCCCTCACTTGCCCTTCCTGTGGGTGGGACTGACAGACGCTAAGCAGGAGGGTCAGTGGCTGTGGTGGGATGGGGCGGACATCCAGCACTACATGCGGTAAGTCCAGATCGACTGGCCCACAGCTGACAGGACacacgtttttttttaatacaggatTGAATAATAGAAAAAGAGATGGAGATAAATAGGAGAATATTCTGTAGGTCAGCATTTATGGAAACAATGAAGATGCTCTTGATGTATTTGTGGAGCAGCACGATCGGTGAATTTTAAAGCATCATTTTGATAACATGCAGCTCAGACTGTGATGAAACTAAATATGCTTATTGATTTCAGCAAGTGATCAAGAAAtgcaaatacatatttgtggatcTATTATCGAAAAGATAATTgagaaaaattaattaaaaataattgtgaagACACGGTGGAgagaaatcattttatttattttgttacaacAGCGTCCAAATCaggtaaaacacaaaaacaaaatacaactaATAATATGAACAAAGAAATGGTTATGCTTTATTGTATGGGTTTGTAATGAATATTTTCTTAGTAGGTTTCCTGGATAGAACTTCTTAATTTGGTACTATTTTTGTTGGGATTAAGTTGAATTCCTACGTTTCTTGAAAGTAGTGctccatttaaatatttaaatattaaatattgttcttcatactgtatatgttgaaTTTTATTCTTGTCTGTAAGCAAATTTGACATTGCAGGTTTAGCTGACCTGTTGTGCAATGACTTAATGTATACACATTGAACACTGTATTTATCTAAATTAGTATTAAATTACATCATTCTTACCAGGAAACTTCAGAGAATATTCTTAAGAAATGACTGACctgtaaaataactaaaatattATTGAATAAAAGCTGAGACTAAAGACCAAAAGTAGGTCCATATTCTTTAactcttatttatatataaatataaatataaatatataaatataaatatatatatataaatataatataaatatatatataatataaatatatatatatattatatattatatttttatatatatatatatatatatatatatatttagttatatatatatatatatatttatatttatattatatttatatttatattatatatatatattagttatatatacaATGAGTAACAGGCTTTAGCTCGAGTAGATATTGATAGAAAACACACTTCTGACctatatttgtgtatttctttgaaTAATAACGCACAAACTtcatacatttgaattaaattggCTTTCATTACAACAATATagtacatacatttatacactGACATACAACTGATAGTATCTGTCTACATGTAAGTACATACATCaatcatcactgtgtgtgtgtgtgtgtgtgtgtgtgtgtgtgtgtgtgtgtgtgtgtgtgtgtgtgtgtgtgtgtgtgtgtgtgtgtgtgtgtgtgtgtgtgtgttgaagggtGACAGTGGAGTGGGATGATGATCACAGGGACTGTGCGGACCTGAGGGGAGGCAGTCGTCTCTTCGCCGCCAGCTGTGAGGCGTATGGACCCTGGGTCTGTAAGAGAGGCTCCTGACACATCTTATATTTCTTTTATACCACAGATTTGATATTGCTACAGAATTTGGCAACCCCACTTCAGCTGCACCATGTCATGTGAAGTTATCTATTGTCTTAAATGATAAAGTCAGAGATGTGAAATGTTTATTATGTGCATTTCTGAAAGTGCATTATAAAGTGCATGCATGTACGGTATGTAGATGCAGAATGTGTTCACACTTTCATGTCTACACATAAATAAGAATATTGTAGAAATGTGTGccgtttttaaataaatactttatacttaCTCAACGTTGAGTTTTCaacattttttgtttgtcatCTTCTAATCTCCACTTATATCATGAGGTTTTAGAGTGTCATCTGTTCACAATATCATCAGCACTTTGATATAGTTCAGTCTTTGTGCCTTACACTGTGTTTAACTgaagcttaagagattttaaatTCATCTTCAAGGGGAGAATATTTAAAGCATAGCGTGTATATAGTTTTGAAAGTCAGAGCTTGTGCTTTTCAATGGATTCAAAATGAATGCTCCAAAGATTCCCTCTCAGTGTTTTCATGCTGGATCGTCATGACTGTGCGACCATCCATCGGGGCGAACAGAGGGTACAGCTTCCCTCGGAAGCTTCCAGTGAAGGTGTGGATGTGGGACTTTGTTTCTGCGTTGTAGAAGGAGATCTGGCCCTCTTCGTAGTCTAAGTAGATCCCGACACGTTTGGGCACAAGGCTGATGGGCAGTTGAGTTTCCGGCTTGGTGCAGATGTAGAACTGGTTGGTGCTGCGCCACAGGACCCAGTAGCCCTGCCCTGGGGTCATGGGGAACCGGCCGAGACGCTTGGAGTCGGCGGTGGTCAATCCCATGCGCCAGTAGCCATTTTTGGATATGTCCACTTCCCAGTAGTGGCGGCCGCTGCTGTAGCCCTCCCAGCCCAGCACGCAGGGCCAGCTGTCGAAGCGTTGGGAGCTGTAAGGCAGGTCGGACTCCAAGAGGTCCTCTTGGACCGCACGCTGGTTCTCTGACAGCCGCAGCCAGGGGTGGTTAGTCATGGGGTCCAGAATCACATCAGCTGTtagggaaaaagagaagaagcacAAATGAGCTTGTCGTCCGATGAATGTGAGGTttgctttttctctgttctgtgcgagatgagatgaagatgaagagtaAGTTGATGTTACCTGCTGCACTGCAAATCCAACTCCAGACTGAAAATAGAGACACAGACATTATATCAGAGTCGgtataatacaataatagtACTTTAATTTTAAAGCTAAGATTAAGATGATTTTAAAAACGCTCACCTAAGTTGGGGATGTATCTCGGGATCCCTGCTTTCCAGGTCCGTTGTTTTGCCAGTAACCATAACTGCGGAATCATTTTCTAAAAtagaaaagcagagaaacaaaatgaagacatgtgTACAATGTTCCCTGTTCGTGTTTGGCTGCGACACCACTGGCTTTATGAGATCACTAATGCAAAATGGCAAGCTTCCACTTTTTTATAAGTTCATTAACCCTAAATGAAATCCTTAAAGGTTGCATAAAAAGAGCAAAGGGCAGTTTCACTGTTACGAGTAGCAGAAAGTCCTTTGACGTCATCCAGCGATGATAGTAAAGATTCTGCAGATAAGCTCTCAGTTATCAAGGACATTTATTGTTGCAATTTTCCAGGGCGGAGGTGGATCAGAGTCATAGTGACTGTATTGAGCACAGTTCACACGTTACATAAAGTTAGTCCTATCTGCGTTCCAACAATCGGATTAAATGTTTATCCTTGAATTCAtttcacatgtcacatgtccacatgttaTGGTAGAAACGTGTTTGTTCCTCACCGTGCTGTCGTCTTTGAGCAGAGACCAGGTGATGAACTCCAGCAGCGGCAGCAGGTTGACCAGCCGCTTCTTCTTCAGGCCCAGCAGACGCAACACTTTGCCCAGCTCGTCGCTCTGCACGCCACAGTTCTGCGAACACAAACGTTCAATGGTTTGCTGGCATCACAGTAAGAACACTAAAAAACCTTTCcatacatttcttttgttgGTTGTAAGTTCAGCACCTCACCTCAGTCGCCGTCTGCAGCTCCTTTGCCCAGTCCATGATCCTCATTTGTTTCTCCTCGTTGGTGTCCTCTTCTTTACTTTTAGTGTCTTCTCTCTCGGACGCACAGGGCGTCTCCTTCATCAGCTAAAGACACAAAACCAGTAAGTTAAGATTGATATTACAAAGATTTTGCAGTGACAGTATGGTGCTTTCTCGTGTGTGTTCTTACCTTGTTCACATGGTGGAGTTCGTCAGCCCACTCCAGGATCAGTTTCCTGCTCTCCTCTAGACTGCGCTCAGTACGCCGGTCTGAGTCCTGGGCTTCTTTCTTACTGGTGCCCTCCTCTGGATCAGTCACTGGTGTGCTAAAACACAACCCCCACGCAACGTCAGACACCCAACGTAATGATATACAATCAGCTACAGTTCGTATCGGCGATAAATACGCCACATGTGGGACTTTTTTCATATACAGATGTCTAAAGAGTCAGGTTAAAGTTACTTGAACCCCTTTCTTTTCACCCCGGAGCTGGCAAACAACAAGCCTCCATATTAGAAAGAAAATGTCCCTCAAGTCTACAATTAACGTGCAAGACATTCAAGCACTCACGcttttttgtattgtattaattTAGTTCTTCGCCCTCTGAATTTACGACTCCTGTTAATgagtaataacattaatatgaGTCTGCTGAGCCGCTCTGATATGTTCCTTCCTTCTCTCATGTCCTACCTTGCAGACTCGGTCCACTTGCTTCTTCCAGTGATGGATGAACTGCACACACTCCTGCAGGCTGCGTAGATCCTTCAGGCCGTTCTGACGATGATGTTGCTTGAAGAAACACAACaggtcacatttaaataaataaaaaagcaaaacagaagTCACTgaaaaaagaatataaatgagaaagaaatgtttcaatgtaCCTGTGAGGGTTTGCTGAGGTTGTTGGCGCTGGCGGGTCTACTGGGGGCCGAGCTGTGAATCTGGACGTCTTCCTCGGGCAGGGTCCAGCGTACAGCCCCGATGGAGCTGCTCTGGGTGGTGCTGCTGTCACCCTTTAGTATGTTCACTCCTACAATCAACATCATTTGAGCCTCAGTTAAAATTCACACGGCTGATTTCCAGGAAGAAAATCAATGTAACAGAGTATTGATACTGAACAAATGGGATTATTAATGAGCCTTTCAGAGTCACAACCGAAGGCTTTAACCTCTGAGTGATATACTGTAAGCATTGATTGAATTACATACTTTTAGAAGATTTGAGAATACTCTTCCTCTCCATGGTGGCGTGCTCACTCCTGCGGAATACAATGTTTAGTGACCGGTAATGAAAGAAGTAAAAGCAGCAGGTTTGTGATAATAATAAGTCTGTACTGTTGAATATTTACCACATAGATAAAAGTATAACAATGCAAAataattattctgaaatagTGTAAACATCTTAAATTCAGTAGCAAATATGGCAGACGTTAGACATACACAGTGTATTGTTTTTAACCTATGCTGACATTCATCATGTACATACCGTTTGTCTGAGGGAGTGGTGGTGCAGGAGTGGTGCAGCTCTGCTGGTGGAGAAGACTGCACTGCCACTGCTCTCCAATCAACCTACCTGTTCCTCTGCATCTCCCTGATCTTTGGACCTTTTTATTTATGGCCTCTGAGGTGGCAAGAGAATCTCTCTGACGGGAAATCCTAACGGCTTCCCGGCAGCTGCTGAAGGGTTAACAAAAGGGCAAGAAGGAGTGATTTCTTTATCACGGTTATATGTCTCTGGATATCACTTAGAATCACGCACA
This window harbors:
- the LOC115023992 gene encoding zinc-binding protein A33 — translated: MERKSILKSSKRVNILKGDSSTTQSSSIGAVRWTLPEEDVQIHSSAPSRPASANNLSKPSQQHHRQNGLKDLRSLQECVQFIHHWKKQVDRVCKESTPVTDPEEGTSKKEAQDSDRRTERSLEESRKLILEWADELHHVNKLMKETPCASEREDTKSKEEDTNEEKQMRIMDWAKELQTATENCGVQSDELGKVLRLLGLKKKRLVNLLPLLEFITWSLLKDDSTKMIPQLWLLAKQRTWKAGIPRYIPNLVWSWICSAAADVILDPMTNHPWLRLSENQRAVQEDLLESDLPYSSQRFDSWPCVLGWEGYSSGRHYWEVDISKNGYWRMGLTTADSKRLGRFPMTPGQGYWVLWRSTNQFYICTKPETQLPISLVPKRVGIYLDYEEGQISFYNAETKSHIHTFTGSFRGKLYPLFAPMDGRTVMTIQHENTERESLEHSF
- the LOC115023422 gene encoding natural killer cells antigen CD94-like, with amino-acid sequence MDLRNQEDDGKRDTPADSGCCQMCQLTTRVAVATATAVLVIGLILYLVLFVTWTGALDVDQNSNTLGDELMEQLQQCQRERHDVNLMLHTVTQDSRCSVCPGGWQWWRSHCYLFSVGLHENRPWKESAEFCVQHNSSLAVIKDSAEMGFIQGAMRKFPHLPFLWVGLTDAKQEGQWLWWDGADIQHYMRVTVEWDDDHRDCADLRGGSRLFAASCEAYGPWVCKRGS